In Macadamia integrifolia cultivar HAES 741 chromosome 1, SCU_Mint_v3, whole genome shotgun sequence, a single window of DNA contains:
- the LOC122071178 gene encoding uncharacterized protein LOC122071178, which produces MKRGNKRKATKEKTRIEFEEALHAPVHRYNDDSDDDSDDPVYVPDDIETDQEARDWRQVQALSQQSLHKDMERRSQSTRATPPPAPAPVVPPRVNPVLQQDPHAYRKKGSKQRKIKGMWGDMKVYVGEAVSKWMLFHSILANATTGPYYQPMLDAVAEAGLGIKGPTAYEVMNVYLPKEKADLKVYTDELKVMWKSYGVTIMCDGWTGPTRKSIINFMVYCDGRTIFLKSIDVSKERTDAIYIYKLLKDVVEEVGIQNVVQIVTNNGSNYKKAKIKMMDNPRFQLFWTRCAAHCIDLMLKDMGKLKIVQTVVERARQVSTFVYNHGFSLNLLREKCGGDLVKPGLTRFATNYIAFQSFESKKVGLRSMFTSNEWFGWREAGSASGKET; this is translated from the exons ATGAAGAGGGGGAATAAGAGAAAAGCGACAAAGGAGAAAACGAGGATAGAGTTTGAGGAGGCATTACATGCTCCCGTGCATCGATataatgatgatagtgatgatgacagCGATGACCCAGTGTATGTGCCTGATGACATAGAAACTGACCAAGAGGCTAGAGATTGGCGGCAGGTGCAAGCATTGAGCCAACAGAGTCTTCATAAGGATATGGAAAG GAGATCACAGAGTACAAGGGCAACCCCACCTCCAGCTCCAGCTCCAGTGGTTCCACCTCGTGTGAACCCCGTTCTACAACAGGATCCCCATGCGTACAGGAAAAAGGGTAGTAAGCAGCGTAAGATAAAGGGGATGTGGGGAGACATGAAGGTTTATGTTGGGGAGGCAGTGTCTAAGTGGATGTTATTTCATAGCATCCTAGCAAATGCCACCACAGGTCCTTATTACCAGCCGATGCTTGATGCTGTGGCTGAGGCCGGTCTAGGGATAAAGGGGCCGACTGCATATGAGGTGATGAATGTATATTTGCCTAAGGAGAAGGCTGACTTGAAAGTATATACTGATGAGTTAAAAGTTATGTGGAAGAGCTATGGGGTAACCataatgtgtgatggttggacagGACCCACAAGAaaatccatcatcaattttatggtttattgtgATGGTAGAACCATTTTCTTGAAGTCTATTGATGTATCCAAGGAAAGAACGGAtgcaatatatatttataagctTTTAAAAGATGTTGTGGAAGAAGTTGGGATACAAAATGTCGTTCAAATTGTGACTAACAATGGAAGTAACTACAAGAAGGCCAAAATTAAAATGATGGACAACCCTAGATTCCAACTCTTTTGGACTCGTTGTGCAGCACACTGTATTGACCTAATGTTAAAGGACATGGGAAAACTTAAAATTGTGCAGACTGTGGTTGAAAGGGCTAGGCAAGTGAGCACATTTGTCTATAATCATGGGTTTTCATTGAACCTATTGAGGGAGAAGTGCGGGGGTGACTTGGTCAAGCCCGGACTCACAAGATTTGCTACCAACTATATTGCATTCCAGagttttgaatccaagaaaGTTGGTCTTCGATCCATGTTCACATCTAATGAGTGGTTTGGTTGGAGGGAAGCAGGATCAGCTAGTGGAAAGGAAACATAG